A genomic segment from Thermotoga neapolitana DSM 4359 encodes:
- a CDS encoding ATP phosphoribosyltransferase regulatory subunit, whose product MDFLDFEKVISFYRKASKVGYAPFFSPAFEKMESVSGESDFFLDRKGNLYRVRSDFTKSVLNHRKKQAFTSKMKVWYADFVYRYFGEEMVAEYQLGLENIPRESLNDTFEVLEIITESVLEMFTGPLIVEIGHTKVYEDLLRTVPKDIHEKVLNLIDTKNLAEIEFLSRMKGIDLSRIEKIIEDSIYRRSPENLEGMNLPSSVKEDLLSVSSFLQRRFPSVLVEVDLTLARTIEEYSGVIFTIYDTSASKLVAAGGEYSINGEKGVGGSIFLEGKTC is encoded by the coding sequence GTGGACTTCTTGGATTTCGAAAAGGTGATTTCCTTCTACAGAAAAGCCTCAAAGGTTGGTTACGCACCTTTTTTCTCTCCTGCCTTTGAGAAAATGGAAAGTGTGTCCGGTGAAAGTGACTTTTTCCTTGACAGAAAAGGGAATCTCTATCGTGTGCGGAGTGATTTCACAAAATCTGTGCTAAATCATAGAAAAAAACAGGCTTTCACTTCCAAAATGAAAGTGTGGTACGCGGACTTCGTCTACAGATATTTCGGAGAAGAGATGGTGGCGGAGTATCAACTCGGCCTTGAAAACATTCCAAGAGAATCCCTCAACGATACGTTCGAGGTGCTCGAGATCATAACAGAAAGTGTGCTTGAGATGTTCACCGGGCCACTGATAGTGGAAATAGGTCACACGAAGGTCTATGAAGATTTGCTGAGGACCGTCCCAAAGGATATTCACGAGAAGGTGCTCAATCTGATCGACACAAAGAACCTCGCGGAGATAGAGTTCCTTTCTCGAATGAAAGGTATCGATCTTTCTCGAATAGAAAAGATCATAGAGGACAGCATATACAGACGATCTCCCGAAAACCTTGAGGGGATGAATCTTCCCTCTTCTGTGAAAGAAGACCTCCTTTCCGTTTCTTCCTTCCTTCAGCGAAGATTTCCGAGTGTCCTTGTTGAAGTGGATCTCACTCTGGCAAGGACCATAGAGGAGTACAGCGGTGTGATCTTCACCATCTATGACACATCGGCCTCCAAACTCGTGGCAGCCGGCGGTGAGTATTCGATAAACGGAGAAAAGGGTGTGGGAGGATCCATCTTTCTGGAGGGGAAAACATGTTGA